From Candidatus Ozemobacteraceae bacterium, a single genomic window includes:
- a CDS encoding HEAT repeat domain-containing protein produces the protein MRNQLTIGLCVFLALSSYQAGAQMSSSGKISPTLVKVKEFLRAKQADKAVALLQEELKKQPGNAQYLYALGYTYEINRQPQNALEAFKQAYRLNPEFPGLSVRIRKLEASIEAARAPAVDESTLTEAQKKARSLFREALKEKGLGNFDKAFALFADCVELDIGYLGGNDEGIIVTALNHYESKLEAGKDPSAALFYNIYRFFRGDRDIAEKELGEFLAAKPAPELAAVAEKWLGIIRNQQTMEKDLVISYLAEKKRKLDEQAEHQKKPAPPTPAVASATLTQDQKPAVDKTSPQITFSASQEITLPGVGTLSDEFRKDPRFVRALADIENPDPKVAARAAYDLGTFRRATPESLNALVTALQSPDTRVKLMSIEALRKIGPAADPAVPAIVSWIESDTRWMKVQGMACIDEILTQPQVTVPSIIKCLGDANRNVAQNARRLLLKYGQAALPMLEEALEEPGAVSKNDIQEIITTIKGSY, from the coding sequence ATGCGAAACCAACTTACGATCGGGTTGTGCGTGTTTCTTGCCTTATCCTCGTATCAGGCCGGTGCCCAGATGTCGTCGAGCGGAAAAATCAGCCCGACCCTTGTGAAGGTGAAGGAGTTTCTTCGCGCAAAGCAGGCCGACAAGGCCGTCGCCCTCCTCCAGGAGGAACTGAAGAAACAGCCCGGCAATGCGCAGTATCTCTATGCCCTCGGGTATACATACGAAATCAATCGGCAGCCGCAAAACGCTCTCGAGGCATTCAAACAGGCCTATCGGCTGAACCCGGAATTTCCGGGGCTTTCCGTGCGGATCCGCAAGCTCGAGGCATCGATCGAAGCCGCCCGGGCGCCCGCGGTCGACGAGAGCACGCTCACGGAAGCGCAGAAGAAGGCGCGCAGCCTGTTCCGGGAAGCCCTGAAGGAAAAAGGCCTCGGGAATTTCGACAAGGCGTTCGCCCTGTTCGCCGACTGCGTTGAGCTCGACATCGGGTATCTGGGCGGGAACGACGAGGGCATTATCGTCACGGCGCTGAACCATTACGAGTCAAAACTGGAAGCCGGGAAAGACCCTTCGGCGGCGCTTTTTTACAACATCTACCGGTTCTTCCGCGGCGATCGCGACATCGCCGAGAAGGAACTTGGCGAGTTCCTCGCCGCGAAGCCCGCTCCCGAGCTCGCCGCCGTCGCCGAGAAATGGCTTGGAATAATCCGCAACCAGCAGACCATGGAAAAGGACCTGGTCATTTCCTATCTCGCCGAAAAGAAGCGAAAACTCGACGAACAGGCAGAACACCAGAAGAAACCGGCTCCCCCAACGCCGGCCGTCGCCTCCGCAACGCTCACACAGGATCAAAAGCCGGCCGTGGACAAGACCTCTCCTCAAATCACGTTTTCCGCCTCCCAGGAAATCACGCTTCCCGGCGTGGGCACGCTCTCGGATGAGTTCAGGAAAGACCCCAGATTCGTCCGCGCCCTCGCGGACATCGAAAATCCGGATCCGAAAGTCGCCGCCCGTGCCGCATACGATCTGGGAACATTTCGCAGGGCCACTCCCGAATCGCTCAACGCCCTCGTGACCGCCCTCCAGTCGCCCGACACCCGGGTGAAACTCATGTCGATCGAAGCTCTGAGAAAGATCGGGCCGGCCGCCGACCCGGCCGTGCCGGCCATCGTCTCCTGGATCGAGAGCGACACACGATGGATGAAGGTTCAGGGAATGGCGTGTATCGATGAAATTCTGACGCAGCCCCAAGTAACGGTTCCGTCGATCATCAAGTGCCTGGGCGATGCCAACAGAAATGTGGCACAGAACGCACGCCGTCTCCTTCTCAAATATGGCCAGGCGGCCCTCCCCATGCTCGAGGAGGCCCTCGAGGAACCAGGCGCCGTCTCAAAAAATGATATCCAGGAAATCATCACGACGATCAAGGGAAGTTATTGA
- the dnaG gene encoding DNA primase, with protein MALINDAVIAEVRGRIDIVQFVGEYVRLTHTGRTYKGLCPFHQEKTPSFYVVPDKQIFHCFGCSKGGDVFRFLMEAEHLTFPEAIRQLARRAGVAIPIEKDPEYEKKARVYQILDEAAKFYTAQLQQVGGKIAREYLKQRGITPETASRFRLGYAPDTWDALALALGKNAERVQLLDRAGLVKQRSTGSGHYDTFRHRLIIPIADAHGRIVGFGGRVMGKGEEPKYLNSPETDLFNKRKMLFNFRDALQPIRRSNSAIVVEGYLDVISLVQAGITNVVATLGTAITADQVALLARNCENVYFSYDADEAGQRATVRAISLQRDTPLTAKVISFEDPKDDPDSFVRREGAERFVDRIVAARDIYTFLVETKTRGMKPPLEIAVKERLVREFKDLVPAIHSPVARSEVIRTIARLIDTDPGALEIQFANRTFVKPEGGAGTPVRARPVTDGMVRRQEWVLKHLIEHPEELERTRAMLAPADFTDTRLQQIFTAICRLQEASGGKSRPADIIAAIDDSELASRFSELLIELEEKPEEPFLECVYGLVKSRLKREIEELLARIRTAERDGRESEVAELTMQQLELRRKMEALNQRNAGL; from the coding sequence GTGGCCTTGATCAATGACGCAGTCATCGCCGAGGTACGTGGACGGATCGATATCGTCCAGTTCGTGGGCGAGTATGTACGCCTCACCCATACCGGGCGAACCTACAAGGGGCTGTGTCCGTTCCACCAGGAAAAGACCCCCAGCTTTTACGTTGTTCCTGACAAGCAAATCTTTCACTGTTTCGGATGTTCGAAAGGCGGTGACGTGTTCCGGTTTCTGATGGAGGCCGAGCACCTGACGTTCCCCGAGGCGATCCGGCAGCTTGCGCGGCGCGCCGGTGTTGCCATTCCGATCGAAAAAGACCCCGAATACGAGAAGAAAGCCCGTGTGTACCAGATTCTCGACGAGGCGGCGAAGTTTTACACCGCCCAGCTTCAGCAGGTCGGCGGAAAGATCGCCCGCGAGTATCTGAAGCAGCGCGGCATCACCCCCGAGACGGCGTCAAGATTCCGTCTCGGCTATGCCCCCGACACCTGGGACGCCCTGGCCCTCGCCCTGGGAAAAAACGCCGAGCGCGTCCAGCTTCTCGACCGGGCCGGCCTGGTCAAGCAACGCTCGACCGGAAGCGGCCACTACGATACGTTCCGGCATCGCCTGATCATCCCGATCGCCGACGCTCACGGCAGGATCGTCGGGTTCGGCGGCCGGGTGATGGGCAAGGGGGAAGAGCCGAAATATCTCAATAGCCCCGAAACCGACCTGTTCAACAAGCGGAAGATGCTGTTCAACTTCCGCGATGCGCTTCAGCCGATCCGCCGCAGCAACTCCGCGATCGTGGTCGAGGGCTATCTAGACGTGATCAGTCTCGTGCAGGCGGGCATCACGAACGTCGTCGCAACCCTCGGAACGGCCATCACCGCCGACCAGGTCGCCCTCCTGGCTCGTAACTGCGAAAACGTCTACTTCTCTTACGATGCCGATGAAGCGGGCCAGCGGGCGACGGTGCGAGCGATCTCCCTGCAGCGCGACACGCCTCTGACGGCGAAAGTCATCTCCTTCGAAGACCCGAAAGACGATCCCGACAGCTTCGTGCGCCGCGAGGGCGCCGAGCGGTTCGTCGATCGCATCGTTGCCGCGAGGGACATCTACACCTTCCTCGTGGAAACAAAGACCCGTGGAATGAAGCCGCCGCTCGAAATCGCGGTCAAAGAGCGGCTGGTTCGCGAATTCAAGGATCTCGTCCCGGCGATTCACAGCCCTGTTGCGCGTAGCGAAGTCATAAGGACAATTGCACGGCTGATCGACACCGACCCGGGAGCGCTTGAAATCCAGTTCGCGAACCGCACGTTCGTCAAGCCGGAAGGGGGAGCGGGAACGCCCGTTCGCGCCCGGCCGGTGACCGACGGGATGGTGCGGCGGCAGGAGTGGGTGCTCAAGCACCTGATAGAACATCCCGAAGAGCTGGAACGCACGCGAGCCATGCTTGCGCCGGCCGACTTCACCGATACCCGGCTTCAACAGATATTCACGGCAATATGCCGTTTACAGGAAGCCTCGGGCGGGAAGTCGCGGCCGGCGGACATCATTGCCGCGATCGACGATTCTGAGCTCGCCTCTCGTTTCAGCGAGCTTCTCATCGAACTCGAGGAGAAGCCCGAGGAACCGTTTCTCGAATGCGTGTACGGACTCGTGAAAAGCCGGTTGAAGCGTGAAATCGAAGAGCTTCTGGCGCGAATCCGCACCGCCGAGCGGGACGGCCGCGAGAGCGAGGTTGCCGAGCTGACCATGCAGCAACTCGAGCTCCGTCGCAAGATGGAGGCACTCAACCAGCGGAATGCTGGATTGTAA
- a CDS encoding SpoIIE family protein phosphatase — translation MVSKDGSWLAFFLAVLFFAGLPIGLIRLGEAFVAAQEKNRLGRAHLGRLEQNLFRLKREGGDLYYIQRQLNELYGLLLEDDFSGNAVASSASALRRANLGFVTAHFFDSGGEVIPVPGRKIEMRSAMKRIYAGLVEPELHGKSDLIVKNRSLFQSMLGNIDPSDVVYQKGSLVSTQIMGRPGYFYWNTFYTEAQGRHGGRQTNRAGDEALDEYRGGIVAFFEERDIPRDFALKQLLRRFNGEAAPGEGYALIDIERPEESHAVRTLARRTGLRSQEILRRVVGLRNTYQRQDQDNECLTAIVALDAGRVVAGMKRFEHGLERHVGIMINILSVMILLVAGYWSWRVHVADDMVSISIRHKLVGLFLYATAIPVTALLLLGYQYMLDRNQVMVQERVSQLSGLTENIDESFMAAVRSLEKLYRRISRLAYVRNGDSRRIRSLSRRLNDADLLSQMFMVDSKGHMQLLEDMNPRGRDLIGKLIPTLARKIFAARLGQSDNDLRANMSDVMVESFTDSIAEFMSGKGSQRMFGSIIEANDKIIEFMLGNVGNLMYSTFVWGEGEKRPANLLLIVHRTREYARKYLRNIVRQNQLRSENVAPVRLAMASRGDGYSVYPRDYTKYPFVKEMAEKVQATETQHASVENIGGQPYLVVASPLKKMPDFILITMYPRRLIDAVIRNNSVKIGLVALVSGCFAFFIGLLLSRHFLWPINQLAAGVTAIERREFSHQVPPLGSDEFGDLGTTFNRVIANLEEMHVGKIVQETLFPKMPVAQGEYELYGATDSMTDLGGDYFDSFTVGDRHLVTIIGDVTGHGVPAALLMAMAKSGVAMLGPGESVRAVEAMDRLNRMVFETVKKKRLMSLIYAVLDTQLNNVELVNAGHCFPFLHRFASGETSEIEKPAFPLGARKNGAFESVSITMNPGDSLILYTDGIVEAKDSGNVVIGYSRLRRIAGEACASARTAEALHADILRRVKSLIGSRMIEDDVTLLVIRRRNG, via the coding sequence GTGGTGTCGAAGGACGGAAGCTGGCTTGCCTTCTTTCTCGCCGTGCTCTTTTTCGCGGGGCTCCCGATCGGACTGATCAGACTCGGCGAGGCGTTCGTCGCCGCCCAGGAGAAAAACCGTCTCGGCAGAGCGCACCTCGGGCGCCTCGAGCAGAACCTGTTCCGTCTCAAACGCGAAGGCGGCGACCTCTATTACATTCAGCGGCAACTGAACGAACTCTACGGGCTTCTCCTGGAGGACGATTTTTCCGGCAACGCCGTCGCAAGCTCCGCATCCGCGCTTCGGAGGGCGAACCTTGGCTTTGTGACCGCGCACTTCTTCGATTCCGGGGGAGAAGTCATTCCGGTTCCCGGCAGGAAAATTGAGATGCGAAGTGCAATGAAACGCATCTATGCTGGCCTTGTCGAGCCGGAACTCCACGGGAAAAGCGATCTGATCGTGAAGAATCGCTCGCTGTTCCAGTCGATGCTCGGAAATATCGATCCCTCCGACGTCGTCTACCAGAAGGGTAGCCTCGTTTCGACACAGATCATGGGCCGACCCGGCTACTTCTATTGGAATACCTTCTACACCGAAGCGCAAGGCCGGCATGGAGGCAGGCAAACCAACAGAGCCGGTGATGAGGCCCTCGACGAATACAGGGGCGGCATCGTTGCGTTCTTCGAGGAACGGGACATCCCTCGGGATTTCGCGCTGAAACAGCTTCTTCGCAGGTTCAACGGTGAGGCGGCGCCTGGCGAGGGATATGCCCTCATCGATATCGAACGCCCCGAGGAGAGCCACGCGGTCAGAACCCTGGCCCGTCGCACCGGGCTGCGGAGCCAGGAGATCCTGCGCAGGGTCGTCGGGCTTCGCAACACCTACCAGCGACAGGACCAGGACAACGAATGCCTCACGGCGATCGTCGCGCTCGATGCCGGCCGCGTTGTGGCCGGCATGAAACGGTTCGAACACGGGCTCGAACGTCACGTCGGCATCATGATCAACATCCTGTCGGTCATGATTCTTCTGGTTGCCGGATACTGGTCCTGGCGGGTGCATGTCGCGGATGACATGGTTTCGATCTCGATACGGCACAAACTCGTCGGGCTGTTCCTGTATGCCACGGCGATTCCCGTCACGGCCCTCCTGCTTCTCGGATATCAATATATGCTCGACCGCAACCAGGTCATGGTCCAGGAGCGGGTGTCTCAGTTGTCAGGCCTCACGGAGAATATCGACGAAAGCTTCATGGCTGCCGTCCGCTCGCTGGAAAAGTTGTACAGACGCATCTCGCGCCTTGCCTACGTCCGGAACGGCGATTCTCGACGCATCCGGTCGCTTTCACGCCGTCTCAATGACGCAGATCTTCTCTCGCAGATGTTCATGGTCGATTCCAAGGGGCACATGCAGCTTTTGGAAGATATGAATCCGCGAGGCCGCGATTTGATCGGCAAGCTTATTCCCACTCTCGCACGGAAAATATTCGCTGCGAGACTTGGCCAGAGCGATAACGATCTGCGTGCGAACATGTCCGACGTGATGGTGGAGAGCTTTACGGACAGTATCGCCGAGTTCATGTCGGGCAAGGGCTCGCAAAGAATGTTCGGAAGCATCATCGAGGCGAACGACAAGATCATCGAGTTCATGCTGGGGAATGTCGGAAACCTCATGTATTCGACATTCGTTTGGGGCGAAGGGGAAAAACGCCCGGCGAATCTTTTGCTGATCGTTCACCGGACGCGTGAATACGCACGGAAATATCTCAGAAACATTGTCCGGCAGAATCAGCTCCGTTCGGAAAACGTTGCGCCCGTCAGGCTGGCAATGGCTTCGCGAGGTGACGGCTACTCCGTCTATCCGCGCGATTACACCAAGTATCCTTTCGTCAAGGAAATGGCGGAAAAGGTCCAAGCGACCGAAACGCAGCATGCTTCCGTCGAAAACATCGGCGGTCAGCCGTATCTCGTCGTCGCTTCACCGTTGAAAAAAATGCCGGATTTTATACTCATTACGATGTATCCGCGACGGTTGATCGACGCGGTCATCAGGAACAACAGCGTGAAAATCGGACTGGTCGCCCTGGTGAGCGGATGCTTCGCCTTTTTCATCGGCCTTCTCCTGTCGCGGCACTTTCTGTGGCCTATCAATCAGCTTGCAGCAGGAGTCACGGCGATCGAGCGCCGCGAATTTTCACACCAGGTTCCTCCGCTCGGGAGCGACGAATTCGGCGATCTTGGCACGACGTTCAATCGCGTCATCGCGAACCTCGAGGAAATGCATGTCGGAAAGATCGTTCAGGAGACTCTCTTCCCGAAAATGCCGGTCGCCCAGGGGGAATACGAATTGTACGGCGCGACCGATTCCATGACCGACCTGGGCGGCGATTACTTCGACAGTTTCACCGTCGGGGACCGCCATCTCGTCACCATCATCGGTGATGTCACGGGGCACGGCGTGCCCGCGGCTCTGTTGATGGCCATGGCCAAGAGCGGCGTCGCCATGCTCGGGCCGGGCGAGTCCGTCCGTGCCGTCGAGGCCATGGACCGGCTGAACCGGATGGTGTTCGAGACGGTCAAGAAGAAGCGGTTGATGAGCCTGATCTATGCGGTGCTCGATACGCAGTTGAACAATGTCGAACTCGTCAACGCAGGCCACTGCTTCCCGTTCCTCCATCGATTCGCGAGCGGCGAGACGAGCGAGATCGAAAAACCGGCGTTCCCTCTGGGTGCGAGAAAAAACGGGGCTTTCGAAAGCGTGTCCATTACCATGAATCCCGGCGACAGCCTTATTCTCTACACCGACGGGATCGTCGAAGCGAAAGACTCGGGGAACGTCGTTATCGGATACTCCCGTCTGCGACGTATCGCAGGGGAAGCTTGTGCATCGGCACGGACGGCCGAAGCACTTCATGCCGATATCCTGCGTCGCGTGAAAAGCCTGATCGGCAGCAGGATGATCGAGGACGACGTCACCCTGCTCGTGATCCGGCGAAGAAACGGTTGA